A single window of Chthoniobacterales bacterium DNA harbors:
- a CDS encoding TetR/AcrR family transcriptional regulator, producing the protein MPKKSAESTRERILRAAERIYAASGFHGMSLRDVTLLAGVNLAAVNYHFGSKDKLIHALADRRLTPINAERLDRLKKLREKHGRQAIPVRDLVSALVDPMLKALRQGRNNRAIMVRLVAQMMIDDPKRFSQIHRVFYKDVLDCYHDELQRSLPQLDSHQVHARFYCAFCLVLGLRLMHESMEWFLKIRSEDRQLDILEQELHGFLLGAFTAQGH; encoded by the coding sequence ATGCCAAAAAAGTCCGCCGAATCAACGCGTGAACGTATCCTTCGTGCAGCCGAGCGCATCTATGCGGCAAGCGGGTTCCATGGCATGTCGCTCCGGGATGTAACGCTGCTCGCCGGCGTCAATCTCGCGGCCGTCAACTATCACTTCGGATCCAAGGACAAATTGATCCATGCGCTCGCCGACAGGCGGCTGACCCCGATCAACGCGGAGAGGCTGGATCGGCTGAAAAAGCTGCGCGAAAAGCACGGGCGGCAGGCAATCCCCGTGCGGGACTTGGTGTCGGCCTTGGTTGATCCGATGCTCAAGGCCCTGCGTCAGGGGCGCAACAACCGCGCTATCATGGTGCGCCTCGTGGCGCAGATGATGATCGACGACCCCAAGCGATTTTCGCAGATCCATCGCGTGTTCTACAAAGACGTGCTCGACTGCTATCATGACGAACTGCAGCGCTCGCTGCCGCAGTTGGACTCGCACCAGGTCCACGCGCGTTTTTACTGCGCATTCTGCCTCGTCCTTGGCCTGCGCCTCATGCACGAAAGCATGGAGTGGTTCCTCAAGATCCGCTCCGAGGACCGCCAGCTCGATATCCTCGAGCAGGAACTGCACGGGTTTTTGCTCGGCGCGTTCACCGCACAAGGGCACTGA